One Actinospica robiniae DSM 44927 genomic region harbors:
- a CDS encoding TetR/AcrR family transcriptional regulator, which translates to MSSENAAPAHPAAPGGIRERKKQETRDALHRAALRLYVERGPDAVTISDICEAANVSRRTFFNYFDSKDDAVLDRDEEGSGRSLPERIAARPEGEHPLEVIHQAVRAGIVNSLGHPTWRERQQLVRRHPQLVQVAFASTRRTRDLMAEGIARRTGRQPDDLYPRVVASAAHAVAQAALARWNPEDSGDELLDILDESFAIAASGFNLHV; encoded by the coding sequence ATGAGCAGCGAGAACGCGGCGCCCGCGCACCCGGCGGCCCCCGGCGGCATCCGGGAGCGCAAGAAGCAGGAGACCCGGGACGCCCTGCACCGCGCTGCCCTGCGCCTTTACGTGGAGCGCGGCCCGGACGCGGTGACGATCAGCGACATCTGCGAGGCGGCCAACGTCTCCCGGCGCACGTTCTTCAACTACTTCGACTCCAAGGACGACGCCGTCCTGGACCGGGACGAGGAGGGCTCCGGCCGTTCGCTGCCGGAGCGCATCGCCGCCCGCCCCGAGGGGGAGCACCCGCTCGAGGTGATCCACCAGGCCGTACGCGCGGGCATCGTGAACTCGCTGGGCCACCCCACCTGGCGCGAGCGCCAGCAGCTGGTGCGCCGCCACCCCCAGCTCGTCCAGGTCGCCTTCGCCAGCACGCGCCGCACCCGCGACCTGATGGCCGAAGGCATCGCCCGCCGCACCGGCCGGCAGCCCGACGACCTCTACCCCCGCGTCGTCGCCAGCGCCGCCCACGCAGTCGCCCAGGCCGCCCTGGCGCGCTGGAACCCCGAGGACTCCGGCGACGAGCTGCTCGACATCCTCGACGAGTCGTTCGCCATCGCTGCCTCTGGCTTCAACCTGCACGTCTGA